tctctctctctctctccctcaaaCACTTCTAACCTAATCTCCTCACCACCATAGCTCCAGCTGCCGACCACCACCACTCCAGCCACCTGCCATCACCTAAACGCCTCGCCACCACCACTCCGACCAACACTCACTTATTCCTTAGACTCCCATAAACTCTCAATCTATTTGTCTCAAAAAAAATGAGAGAAACCCCAAGGTAGAAGAAGAGATATACTTGAGAAattgttgactgaatttgaaaGAAATTTTAGAAAGGAATTAGATTTTGGAAAGTATGAATGATTTGATTTTTTGATGCATTTTGGGCACCTTTGATTCCTTTCTTTTTCGATCTAATTTTTTTCCTAAGAAAAACTCTATAGAAAAGAGAAACCGCAAAAAAGTTGAAATATATCGTGAGAGATAAGAGCAATTAGTTGATGCCAACCTGTTAAATGGAAGATCGTAATGTGTTGCATATATTTGCAATATGATTACAGGCAGGTAAAATCAAAATCCCCCAAATCACTCTTAATAGATCTAGGGTTCATCTTTAAAACACAATCCACCTCTTGAACCACATGCATTTGTCGATTACTCTCGCAATTTTTGTTTGGCAGACGTACTTGTTTGGCAGTAGAGGGTGGTTGTTGTtagtagtggtggtggtgatgggtggttaGATGGTGGATGAGAGGAaagaatatatgtatatatctgTATGGGTAAAGAGTTATTGATAACATTCATTCTAAACGTAATTCGACCTCTTTGATTCCTATGAAAAACAAATTAAGCGGAACTTGGAAAGATGTTAGCGGTATTGAGAAGGACTTTGGGGATATGAATTTGTCATTAAGAAAAAACTTGGTATCAAAATTAGGAAATGGTTGTAAAACAAAGTTCTGGATAGACGTATGGGTTTGGGGAAATATCACTGAAGGAACGCTTCCCGGCAATATACTCCTTGGCGAAAAATAAAAGCATTAAGGTGAGTGAGTTTGTAAAAAGAATAGATAAAACAGATACGTGGGAATGGGTTTGGCACCATGGGGCAAGGAATGATCGGGAACGAGAGCAGCATTcgaaattattaaaaatcttaaAGGAGAATAAGATAAGAGAATGTGAAGATAGATGGAGATGGAGAACGAAACCTGATGAAGAACTGTCAGTGGCTTTATTAAGAGACGAAATTACGAAAGCTTGTCTAACAGAGAACGACACGGCTTGGAAGTTTTGGAATAGATGGGTACCGCCGAAAGTAAACTTGTTTGTATGGAGGGCTACAAAAAAACGAATTCCGGTGAAAGTGGAGCTGAAACGCAGGGGGATTAACATCGAAGACCAGCTGGCTCGGGCTACATGGTGGAACGTCATGGTCTGGCTAAAGTTACCGTCCTGCAAGGAATGTAATTCATGCGAAGAAGTGTTCCAACAAATACAAGGCTGCAACGGGTCGAATGAACGGAAGAAAGTGATTTTGGCAATCGCTATGATAACAATATGGCAAATATGAAAGTCTAGAAATGATTTGGTTTTCAACGGAAGAAATGGGTCGGTAACAAAGACGGTCGATGAAATAAAAGAGCTATCGTTTATGTGGATTAAAGAAAGGTCGAAGTTAAAAAATTTGAATTGTGAGAGGTGGAAGGATTTTAACAAAAGAGATATAATTAAGTAATGTTGTaagttgtttttctttttgttttttgtttttgcttGTACTTGTACTTTTGAGTTTTACAGCTTGCTGACCCTCGTTCTATAATCATAGAATtttcgccgttcaaaaaaaaaatttgtgcgTATTAAGTTTTaaatcttatttttttatttattaaagagttaattgcccggatggtccttgtggttttatgttttttcacgtttagtcctcatcttttgaaaatagcaggtatgctccctatagTTTGTTATTTTGAAAATACGCACTTGTTGTGTGTGATATACGTGACAAGTATTCACAAATAAATTTTATTCACTTTAAATCAACGCAAATGCTTGTGTGATAATTAGTGATAAGTATCTACAATTTTTATTCAGTTTATATCGAAGcaaatgttggttcagttctgtttatacatgaaggaaaacaatagaACATACCTATTATAACAGACAGTGCgttggagaatccagtaatggagttcgacctgcttgtcatcgtgatctggttcctccttagggtgctgactaatgatggggacttagaaaaccgaaaagggtatcgactaggagaggaggtcgaactaacgatgttatggctaatggggtgtgtgtaattgtgtaactgagtaaccccttaacctccacataattctccttatataagcacccaggaggaaacctaattagttaataagggtaatatggtccatcaacaattatcaactaattatttaataggttgtaATATATTtcgatctctataatgtaaatgattataatggctatagattaaatattaatacataatatatttaatcttacattctcccacttagccgagtaatcatttactatgagtattagataagcctgatcaggagttaacactcattttagccttaaacaagtactatagcagaaaaatacagccgttgaatcattatgcgactcaggaccccattaatcatactatagccttaatttaaaacctaatcgtcatgatcaaaatacgcgtaagccctttgtttgacttgtaactttatttgtctatatgccactataccggttgaacatattctaacagacatacaaaatcaaactgaggaaatttcattaacataaaacataagctagtacaatatgctcaaataaggtctttactaaatcccatattccgaacatgttcttcgtaaaccttaggagggagacctttagtcatcggatccgcaagcatatccttagtactaatatactcgatacatagattattttcctcaactcgttcacgtacaaatagatattttgtatcgagatataaaccagctccagtcgaactgttactgttcgagaaactaacggcagctgaattatcacagtaaagcttcaatggtctagaaatggaattaacaattttgagtccagttatcagatttctaagcaacattccatgacaggttgcgttataaacagcactgtactctgccatcattgtggaagttgtggtcaactgttgtttatgactcttccatgagatagggccgcctgctaacataaagatatagcccgaagtggatttcttgtcatctttgcatttggcaaagtcagaatcagaatagcccaccacttctaaatgatcacttcttctataagtcagtttatagtcttccgtcccttgcagatatcgaagtaccttcttagctgctttccagtgatctaagccaggattagtctgataacggcctagtaTTCCAGCAATctaagcgatatctggacgagtacagacttgagcatacatcaagctcccgactactgacgcgtaaggtatctggctcatttgctccttctcaacctctgttgtcggacagtggaatgaaccgaaaacatctcccttaactactggagcgacggagggtttgcactgttgcatgttataacgtgtaaggacacgatctatgtaagccctttgggacaatcctaagatccctttgtttctatcacggtgaatttcgatgccaatgacgtaagaagcatctccgagatccttcatgtcgaagttatgcgaaagtaaccgcttcgactcatgcaacatgtctaaactattacttgccaatagaatatcatctacgtaaaggacaagtatagtaaagttactcccactcatcttgaggtaggtgcattgatccacttgattcttcataaaaccttgcctcttcatgacttccatcaaacttgaggtaccactgaggTGATGCTTGTttcaacccgtaaatggatttcttcaacttacagactagatgctcctgaccctcAGGTTTAAAgacttcaggttgtttcatgtaaacatcttcgtccaaatctccgttaaggaaagcggttttaacgtccatctgatgcagctctaaatcgaaatgagctactagggccatgacgatccttaatgaatctttacgagagacaggtgaaaacgtctcttgataatcaattccctctttctgagtgtagccctttgcaaccaatcttgcTTTGCAgtgttcaacgttcccattcggatccagttttgttttgaacacccatttgcatcctacgggtttgactccgttaggtaattctaccaaatcccaaacgtcatttttcttcatggattcaagctcatcaatcattgctttattccattcagaagactgatcactgctaatggcttcattgtaagagataggatcattgagctttccgtgATCCATTTcggtcaggtaggtaacataatcatcccaattagtaggccttctttgcctagatgacctcctgagtggattatcgggtacagcgttgtcttggttatgagcgtttgatgtgccttcgtcatgaggtataatgggttctgattgtagaggtgaatttggagttggtgcagtagcttcaggtgcagtagttgcattgggtacaagaggagtaatcggagtaatggtaagcgacgagtctctcccccccgcgtcttgtacttcttgcaattcttcgtaagggttggtactgctcccactgaccttgaaatcctccaggaataCAGCACGcctggtttcaacaatacgggtgacatgggaaggacaatagaaacgataacccttagagttctcaggatacccgataaagaaacaggtaactgttttagggtcaagtttccttaggaaaggattgtaaagttttgcttcagcaatgcagccccatactttcatatatttaagactcggtttccttcctgtccagagttcataaggagttttagggacagaattagaaggaactctattgagtatatgaacagctgcttttaacgcttcagtccagaggaataatggtaaattagtgttggctaacatactgcgcaccatgttcataagggtacggtttcttctttcagcgacaccgttttgctgaggtgtaccaggcatggtgtattggttcacaatcccctggcccttacaaaactcataaaatggaccaggagcttgacccacatcagtatgtcttccataatactcaccgcctctatctgatctcacaactttaatctgacgatctaattgcttttcaacttcagccttataatctttaaaagttgtaagagattcggatttctccttaataagatacaagtacatgtaacgagaataatcgttaatgaaagtgataaatgaagtatgtcctgttatgccagcgatttggtagggaccactaatgtcagtgtgaatgagttataataaattagaactcctagtggcacctttcttattcgctaatgccattttacctttaagacatttgacacatgttcccaAATCAGAGAAATcaagaggaggtaagacttcatcctttacgagacgatttaatcgttcttttgaaatgtggcctaaacgctgatgccacaacatggatgaagtctctaagtctcgtttctcttccatctatgtgagtgattcattaatgttatatgacaacaaagatttggaaaagttatcttctagttctaatctatagagaccaccatccagaataccagtaccataaagaacagaatcatagaggatagagagttcgcgatgaccatgggaaacaataaaaccgtccatgtctaactttggtcctgatacaaggttccgagttacctcaggaacatataaggtatcataaagtttaatacataaaccagttttcataactaattgtaatgttccaatggccttcacttctaattctcgatcatccccaaccttaagcgttctttggtttctttccagcttccggattgaaaggaatccctgagtagaattggtaacatgaaccatagaaccagaatcaaaccaccaagaattagcaggaacacttaaattataggactcaagtatcataaaataatcgttacctttcttagccagccactcattaaagtcagggcattccttctgcatgtgtcctgtctttttacagaacttgcagcggatactgcctaaggagttcttagagctggaaggtgcacttgtattatgattaggattaggcctttggacttttgaagcatccttcctctgataattattcttccttttcttagaattggaggtagtgaagtttgcaacatcagtatggcgatccatcctcatacgctcttcctcctgtacgcacatagcgaccagttCACTCattgtccatttgtccttctgagtgttgtaattgatcttgaatgcttcaaaggacgaaggaagcgaagtaatgataaaatgaacgaggaaaccatcactgatttccatttccagccccttcagcttgttggccatgtcattcatcatcatgatgtgctcgcgaatgccgctcctcccatcatacttagttgtcaccagcttgagaataagggtactagcgtctgatttagacgtccccttgaactgtgcctccacagaagccaagtaggttttagcatcttcagaatcaggaatagctcccctgatagcattgcttatggactgcttcataaacatgagacacatgcggttacacctagtccacttttcatgaagtatctgctcagcagcagtactctgagtggtaaggtccgctggcttattctccctAAGAGCGTAATCGAAATCCAACAGCCCaagcgtaagcatgagagcatccttccatgcagcaaagttatcaccagtcaaagatgGAATCCCCTGATTgggcgctgatagtggaaataagatgagcaaaaattatgatactaaggaagaagtcctaatgtgatctaagggcatgttaaactaaggcaggcataaataatgaccattttacattatgaaactgtgatattgtctattactaacatcaaaataatagacttagttaaaattctacttaaacgaaaacaaaacagctttggccagaagtgtaatcatttaagcatatgtgcaaagtggttgtaacaaatcagctttggccagaaattgaaacaatcactttagttatgcatttgttaagtatgccatctatgaaagaattaaatcagctttgaccagatattaaaacattcatgcttatgatgcacacttaacatagctttcgtaatacttgaacgataagtagatatatcaagtcagctttggccagaaatgatacatcagaagctcattcaagttaagctattttggttttgtaaaacattatctgattctgattatttaactaaataattacaaaaccatttatttaatagcaaactacccggggttcggggcggagccccgaaAATTTttttagttcacatttaaacagccTAAGATAATGAGctttcgagtcaggtctcgactgagttatgagatctcgagtcagttatgaggtctcgaatCGCAACCTTGTTGTTACGAGTCGGAtccatggtctcgactactatatcttatgagatctcgagtcaagatgaggtctcgagtcgcaaccacggtctcgagtcgtaaccttatggtctcgagttgtgacgttatggtctcgagtcgcaacctttgtctcgagttatgacgttatggtctcgagtcgcaacctttgtctcgagttatgacgttatggtctcgagtcgagacctttgtctcgagttggaGAAAGTTTTAATGAcctgatgatttcgagtcgagactgatggtctcgagtcgtagtctgatgatctcgaagcttcctgtcaacagctgttaattgtgataacgtaactgaaaattcgaaatctaagggattatgagatattatttcctgttttaagatgatctaattttatcaacatatttcgaaAATTGTAACtgtttatcttttaacagttttctaAAATCTTTAGAAGACAAAAACAGATCAAAACcaggaaaaacacttaataatccgaattatattccaaaacataatagaattttcgaattttcacaAGAACAGGATGAACCCtgaaaacataaaacataaattctggaacccgaaacctgaatattaatagtttttctaaacagatttcggctaaaaACATAACCCAGTTAATTTCGAATGAACTTTTGATTAATCTTTTTCCGAAAACAATGATCTCGAGTCGATCttcatgactcgaaaccggctgtgaCGGTTTTgaagttataaaaaaaaatccgttttccaagtttcaatcccagaattatggatacgaaaacagaactgactaatcaacatatgctctgataccacatgttggttcagttctgtttatacatgaaggaaaacaatagaacatacctgttatagcagacagtgcgttggagaatccagtaatggagttcgacatgcttgtcatcgtgatctggttcctccttagggtgctgactaatgatggggacttagaaaaccgaaaagggtatcggctaggagaggaggtcgaactaacgatgttatggctaatggggtgtgtgtaattgtgtaactgagtaaccccttaacctccacataattctccttatataagcacccaggaggaaacctaattagttaataagggtaatatggtccatcaacaattaccaactaattatttaataggttgtaATATATTtcgatctctataatgtaaatgattataatggctatagattaaatattaatacataatatatttaatcttacaacaAATGGTTAAATATTTATCTTTACCAAGTCATGAGGATACCAAACGTGATGTTACACATTGATGTATGATGTAACAGGGTCAATGGAAAATTTTAAGAAAATATCAAAGACCCTTCTTGTATTGAGGTCTACATGTCAAGATCAATAGAACCTTCTTGTATTGAGGTCTACAAACATGTCTTAGAATTATCCAAAATTCTTATTATGACAAGACAATTGGGTTGATTCAGATGGGTTTTGTCATATTTATCAACCATCCAATTACTAACACGATATTGTTATATTTGTTAAAAATACATAATAATTTAATATAGATTTCTCGTAACTATATATCTAGTTTGTAAAGTaaaactatttatttattttgattaaTATCGTGATCATTTTAGGCTTAACATGTACGTGCGTGTGTCTAATAACCAAAAAAATGAGCGGTTTTGATCATGTAAAATGTAAGGTGTGATCTATATATATCCATAAAACACCAgaaaattttatataaaaaaaaaaaaaaatcaaatttaagcTTATGGAAATTATGGAGTTAATAGAGATGAAGAGGATTAAAGCATCAATTTCCATATATTGCTCAACTTTGATATCATAAAAACACTTGCGAATATACATACAGAATTACAGAGTAATAATACACATCCTAAACAAAAAACtaaaaagttaaataaataaatatatagtaTTTGCAAAGACTTAAATAGCCGACCCACTAACACTATTCGCTCCGTTGCTTCCGGATCCGGGCTGCCCAGGACATTCCTCTGTCGGTGCTCTGGGTGCCCCGCCGCTGGAGCTCCGATATTTGCTCGACCCACGTCTCCTTCCATCGGTTTTTATCATCGGGTCTGGTGTCAAACCGGGTTTCTCTCTTACCCGAAAAGGCGAACCCGTTCGCCTTACAACTATCGTACATGGACCTAGCTTCCGGGTCAGATAACGTCTCATAGGCTTCTTGAACCCGAATAAACTTGACAGTGTACTCCTCCACCCTGTCCGGGGGCGACACGTCAGGATGGTACTTTAATGCCATTTTTTTGTACGCCTGTTTGATCTCAGAGAGCGTGACGTTCTCCGAGATACCAAGCAGGTCGTACAATGTCTCCTTCTCGGGCGCCGATATTAAAGAGGCGGTGGCCGAGGCTTTGGCGGTTATAATACGTGGTCGGGTGGGTAGATGAGATGTGTTAAGGTGTGTGGTGTTGAATTTGAATAAAACTTGAGGTGAAAGAGAAGAAATAAGTGGTTTGTTTGATGAATTTAGGAGGGATTGAGTTGGTGGTGAGGGAAAGGAAATGGAGTTCATAATGGATTGATTTCGTGTGTTGAGTGCTGCTGAGAATATGGGATGGGATGTGGGGGGGGGTTGTGTCTTTATAGTGATGATGGATGATGTGGGGGACAGTTGATTGAGGGATTTTAAagtttctttttttctttttccttacACGGGGATGGGTACGAAGTTTGAGTTCTCcgtattcatgtcatttttcttTAACGCGTAACTTCTAGAACCATAAGTCTAAAACCCTTGATCAGACGAGAACTATTACCTTTTCTCAACGCATTTTCTAAACGGCTGTGAATGTATTTTACAGGATTTAAACTTATAATCACATGGTTAAGAAATACTCCTAAGCTACAAAACCTTTGATATTTATGTTTAGTGATGAATTTTTTCAGGACCGATATTATATTGAATAGTATGTTATCCGCATAATTATTTATGTTTAATGATGGGTTTA
The Helianthus annuus cultivar XRQ/B chromosome 6, HanXRQr2.0-SUNRISE, whole genome shotgun sequence genome window above contains:
- the LOC110864954 gene encoding chaperone protein dnaJ 20, chloroplastic, producing the protein MNSISFPSPPTQSLLNSSNKPLISSLSPQVLFKFNTTHLNTSHLPTRPRIITAKASATASLISAPEKETLYDLLGISENVTLSEIKQAYKKMALKYHPDVSPPDRVEEYTVKFIRVQEAYETLSDPEARSMYDSCKANGFAFSGKRETRFDTRPDDKNRWKETWVEQISELQRRGTQSTDRGMSWAARIRKQRSE